Proteins found in one Lysinibacillus fusiformis genomic segment:
- a CDS encoding SpoIIE family protein phosphatase produces the protein MTSIEWYNTTNVDDQKIGLKKKQILIGSLFFLTAFFLAQSVVFEAAVPFSVPFWAIIRTKYREYAKFVLFGSLAGCFFLGFGQVLILALQIILYECIMRFRYWQLPQSIAVSLAVLLVQIMWQGVMYQGLPPVLVQFYVGCEAALALIMTLFMQVLFVNSYEWFTTHWTYEKLGSGLVVFAAMLTGMQAVVISYFSLPIFLLQLFICFGALVGSVPLATVIGAVLGTLIGVAKLSFTGMLSVATLTGLCAGMGAKGGRFGVAIGSILPSVFFLFYDATLPLDSVYFTSIAIGSILFLTIPKKYSDKVRDKLFPQREEILLARQNWLTEHVTYKLEHFQHFVQFMKELVFDRFMTAPVEAAKEVAPMNTCLSCFRYDHCWGAQNNGMDKLMTDWFHMKGVGKESAIHRVEEQIRYKCVKSTKIFEELDTELYRERINGQYFHGKKMIALQLRDMSNHLNQLIAEMKEDTISFVSVEKDIVERLKEANIECFQLDVLSNKPGARKIVCALAPARVNWEKDTTLAERMILPILYEIFDEPFEIEKVVACEIPFRHVQICFRSAISFEVEYDIYSMSKDATLYSGDSHALFQLHPGLFAILLSDGMGQSKEAQHESRKLIHLMRECLNYNMNPETAMHTLHYVMALKQQDDMYATLDFALVDLQHGDLWSWKAGGMSTYILRGKEVLKVESNAAPVGFLSISTVEAEKRKLKAGDVILMHSDGLFSSVADWDEQEETFLAFAQQVASTNKTIQEKLTTIMQSFQGHFEIEDDCTVLMLEVTHVVPTWAVFRPAQYSMSKSS, from the coding sequence ATGACAAGTATTGAATGGTATAATACAACGAATGTAGATGACCAAAAAATAGGTTTGAAAAAGAAGCAGATCCTAATAGGCTCTCTCTTTTTTTTAACAGCCTTTTTCTTGGCTCAATCTGTTGTATTTGAAGCGGCTGTACCGTTCTCAGTTCCTTTTTGGGCCATTATCCGAACGAAATATAGGGAGTATGCCAAATTTGTTTTATTTGGGAGTTTAGCGGGTTGCTTTTTCCTGGGCTTTGGACAAGTCCTTATTCTCGCTTTACAAATCATCCTGTATGAATGTATTATGCGTTTCCGTTACTGGCAACTGCCCCAAAGTATTGCGGTGTCTTTAGCTGTATTACTGGTACAAATAATGTGGCAAGGAGTGATGTATCAAGGCTTACCACCAGTGCTTGTACAATTTTATGTGGGCTGTGAAGCAGCTTTAGCTCTTATTATGACATTGTTTATGCAGGTACTATTTGTTAACTCGTATGAATGGTTTACGACGCATTGGACATATGAAAAGCTAGGTTCAGGATTAGTCGTCTTTGCAGCCATGCTTACCGGGATGCAAGCAGTTGTAATTAGCTATTTTTCACTCCCTATTTTTTTACTGCAGCTCTTTATCTGTTTTGGTGCATTGGTTGGAAGTGTTCCGTTAGCAACTGTTATTGGAGCAGTACTAGGGACTCTTATCGGTGTGGCCAAGCTTTCGTTTACGGGTATGCTCTCGGTTGCTACCTTAACAGGATTGTGTGCGGGTATGGGCGCGAAGGGTGGTAGATTTGGCGTTGCTATCGGTAGTATTTTACCGAGTGTATTTTTTCTATTTTATGACGCCACATTGCCTTTAGATAGTGTTTATTTCACCTCAATTGCCATTGGGAGTATTCTATTTCTAACAATTCCAAAGAAATATTCAGATAAGGTAAGGGACAAGCTCTTTCCACAACGAGAGGAGATTTTACTAGCCCGACAGAATTGGTTAACGGAACATGTAACGTATAAATTAGAGCACTTTCAGCATTTTGTGCAATTCATGAAGGAGCTTGTGTTTGATCGCTTTATGACGGCACCAGTAGAAGCTGCAAAGGAAGTAGCGCCAATGAATACTTGCTTAAGTTGTTTCCGTTACGATCATTGCTGGGGAGCGCAAAATAATGGTATGGACAAGCTGATGACAGATTGGTTTCATATGAAAGGAGTAGGAAAGGAATCAGCTATTCATCGTGTAGAAGAACAAATACGCTATAAATGCGTGAAATCCACGAAAATTTTTGAGGAATTAGATACAGAGCTCTATAGAGAACGCATTAACGGGCAATATTTCCATGGTAAAAAAATGATTGCCTTACAACTTCGAGATATGAGTAATCATTTGAATCAGTTAATTGCTGAGATGAAGGAGGATACAATTTCTTTTGTAAGTGTTGAAAAGGACATTGTTGAACGCTTAAAGGAGGCCAATATTGAATGTTTTCAACTTGATGTCCTAAGCAATAAGCCAGGAGCAAGAAAGATTGTTTGTGCCTTAGCACCAGCACGTGTCAATTGGGAGAAAGATACGACATTAGCTGAACGTATGATTCTGCCGATTCTTTATGAAATTTTTGATGAACCTTTTGAAATTGAAAAAGTAGTAGCCTGTGAAATACCGTTTCGTCATGTTCAAATATGCTTTAGATCAGCTATTAGCTTTGAAGTAGAGTATGATATATATAGCATGTCTAAAGATGCAACATTATACTCGGGTGATTCTCATGCCCTTTTCCAATTGCATCCTGGATTATTTGCAATTTTGCTGTCTGATGGTATGGGGCAAAGTAAAGAAGCACAACATGAAAGTAGAAAATTGATCCATTTGATGCGAGAGTGTCTAAATTACAATATGAATCCAGAAACTGCGATGCATACGCTCCATTATGTCATGGCATTAAAGCAACAAGATGATATGTATGCAACTCTTGATTTTGCACTTGTCGATTTACAGCACGGCGATTTGTGGTCGTGGAAGGCTGGTGGAATGTCAACCTACATTTTGCGTGGTAAAGAGGTACTGAAAGTTGAAAGTAATGCAGCACCTGTAGGATTCCTATCTATTTCAACAGTTGAAGCTGAAAAAAGAAAGCTAAAGGCAGGAGACGTTATTTTAATGCATTCAGACGGCCTGTTCTCAAGTGTAGCTGATTGGGATGAACAAGAGGAGACATTTTTAGCTTTCGCACAGCAGGTAGCAAGTACAAATAAAACCATTCAAGAAAAGCTAACAACCATTATGCAATCATTCCAAGGTCATTTTGAAATAGAAGATGACTGTACAGTATTAATGTTAGAAGTGACGCATGTTGTACCGACATGGGCTGTTTTTAGGCCAGCTCAGTATTCTATGAGTAAATCATCATAA
- the tilS gene encoding tRNA lysidine(34) synthetase TilS — translation MSFELKVKTFIEEEQLLQQGDHLLIAVSGGVDSMALLHYFVQTQEQWNIQVEAVHVDHMLRGEASAEDRAFVQKYCDDNGVYLHATEIPIPAIMAQENGNTQLICRRERYRYFKEVLQKTNANKLVTAHHADDQLESVLMALTKNATMNSMQGIRPQRLFEGKSLIRPFLTVTKSEIGEYLLRKGLDYREDASNSKDTYVRNRFRHHVVPLLEAENPRVTEQVTHFTKQLQEDDTFLMALAQDVFSQIIIRSNENTYSMEIEAFQLVPLALQRRLILILLNYLYKDSNTIQSYALLTSILKLCDTTAGYAEIHLPEDFLAVRRYGKLTIQKNEPLEGRASPENQVISTANGWTTLTNGERLRVVNLHDLSSELLTDTAQLFYFNASKLHLPLYVRARRDGDRMLLKGMDQPKRLSRLFIDEKIPLNERNSWPLLISQSDEVVAVIGVRMGIFFSTTPQPNDDTVLIVD, via the coding sequence TTGTCATTTGAATTAAAGGTCAAAACATTTATTGAAGAAGAGCAATTATTACAGCAAGGCGACCATCTTCTCATCGCCGTTTCGGGTGGGGTAGACTCTATGGCTTTACTTCATTACTTTGTTCAAACACAGGAGCAGTGGAACATTCAGGTGGAGGCTGTACATGTTGATCATATGTTGAGAGGAGAAGCCTCTGCTGAGGATAGAGCTTTTGTTCAAAAATATTGTGACGATAATGGTGTTTACTTACATGCTACGGAAATTCCAATACCAGCAATTATGGCACAGGAAAACGGTAATACACAGTTAATTTGTCGTAGGGAAAGGTATCGATATTTCAAAGAAGTTTTGCAAAAAACAAATGCTAATAAGCTTGTAACTGCACATCATGCGGATGACCAACTGGAATCAGTATTAATGGCCCTTACAAAAAATGCAACAATGAATAGTATGCAAGGCATACGTCCACAAAGACTTTTTGAAGGAAAATCATTAATTCGTCCGTTTTTAACGGTTACAAAGTCTGAAATAGGGGAATATTTACTTAGAAAAGGTTTGGATTATCGAGAAGATGCAAGCAATTCCAAAGATACCTATGTACGCAATCGTTTTAGACATCATGTGGTACCATTACTGGAGGCAGAAAATCCGCGAGTGACTGAACAGGTGACCCATTTCACAAAGCAATTGCAAGAAGACGATACCTTTTTAATGGCATTGGCCCAAGATGTATTTTCCCAAATTATCATAAGAAGTAACGAAAATACATATAGCATGGAAATTGAGGCTTTTCAATTGGTACCACTTGCTTTACAAAGGAGGCTCATTTTAATACTATTAAACTATCTTTACAAAGATTCAAATACGATACAAAGTTATGCCTTATTGACTTCAATTTTAAAGCTTTGTGATACAACAGCAGGGTATGCTGAAATTCACTTACCTGAAGATTTTCTAGCAGTTCGCCGTTATGGGAAATTAACGATTCAGAAAAATGAGCCGTTAGAAGGCCGAGCTTCTCCTGAAAACCAGGTTATTTCGACTGCTAATGGCTGGACAACACTGACAAATGGTGAGCGCTTACGCGTAGTCAATTTGCATGATTTATCGTCTGAATTGCTGACGGATACTGCACAACTTTTTTATTTTAACGCTAGCAAACTCCACCTACCGCTCTATGTTCGGGCACGCAGGGATGGAGATAGAATGCTGTTAAAAGGAATGGATCAGCCAAAACGCTTATCTCGCCTTTTTATAGATGAAAAGATTCCTTTAAATGAGCGAAATAGCTGGCCGTTACTGATTTCTCAATCTGATGAGGTGGTAGCGGTAATTGGTGTGCGTATGGGAATATTTTTTTCAACCACTCCGCAACCAAACGATGATACAGTGCTCATCGTAGACTAA
- the hpt gene encoding hypoxanthine phosphoribosyltransferase: MLQNDIEKIMITEEQLQERIADLGAQLTEEYKDAFPLAVGVLKGAMPFMTDLMKRFDSFIELDFMDVSSYGNATVSSGEVKILKDLNTSVEGRDVLIIEDIIDSGLTLSYLVDLFKYRKAKSIKIVTLLDKPSGRKVNLSADYVGFKVPDGFVVGYGLDYAEKYRNLPYIGILKPEVYSF, encoded by the coding sequence ATGTTACAAAACGACATCGAAAAAATTATGATTACAGAAGAACAATTGCAAGAAAGAATTGCAGACTTAGGCGCGCAATTAACAGAGGAATACAAAGATGCATTTCCATTAGCTGTTGGCGTTCTTAAAGGGGCAATGCCATTTATGACGGACCTAATGAAACGTTTCGATTCTTTCATCGAACTGGATTTCATGGATGTCTCTAGCTATGGTAATGCTACCGTGTCATCAGGTGAAGTAAAGATTTTAAAGGATTTGAATACAAGCGTTGAGGGACGTGACGTATTAATTATCGAGGACATTATTGATAGTGGTTTAACTTTAAGCTATCTAGTAGATTTATTTAAATACCGTAAAGCAAAGTCCATTAAAATTGTTACATTACTTGATAAACCATCAGGTCGAAAAGTGAATTTATCTGCTGACTATGTTGGTTTTAAAGTGCCAGATGGCTTTGTTGTAGGATATGGCTTAGATTACGCTGAGAAATATCGTAACTTACCTTATATCGGTATTTTGAAGCCTGAGGTATATTCTTTCTAA
- the ftsH gene encoding ATP-dependent zinc metalloprotease FtsH yields MNRIFRYTIFYLLIFLVIIGIFGTFNGGNSPTKELTYHEFQEALDKKEITSATIQPDKSVYVVEGTLKGYEKGESFTTNIPRENQSLMDRIDEAAKDKNSNISFLAAPETSGWIQFFTGIIPFIIIIFLFFFLMSQSQGGGNKVMSFGKSKAKLYDDQKKKVRFTDVAGADEEKAELVEVVEFLKDHRKFTEIGARIPKGILLVGPPGTGKTLLARAVAGEAGVPFFSISGSDFVEMFVGVGASRVRDLFENAKKNAPCIIFIDEIDAVGRQRGAGLGGGHDEREQTLNQLLVEMDGFGANEGIIIIAATNRPDILDKALLRPGRFDRQITVGHPDVKGREAILKVHARNKPLADTVDLAAVAQRTPGFSGADLENLLNEAALVAARKSKRTINMTDIDEASDRVIAGPAKASRVYSAKEKKLVSFHEAGHVVVGLELDEADTVHKVTIVPRGQAGGYAIMLPKEERFFTTKQELLDRIAGLLGGRVAEEIVLGEVSTGAHNDFQKVTSIARAMVTEYGMSENLGAMQFGSSQGGNVFLGRDFNSDQNYSDSVAYEIDKEMQKIIDTQYERTKRILTEKRHLLDLIANTLMKKETLNAQEIEHLRDHGVLPEPEAVEQIEDNTPKIEAKPTLDTIGEPVVEKELLSKEPKPTTLDLAKERKEPNDAPKGIDEKRD; encoded by the coding sequence ATGAATCGAATATTTCGATATACCATATTCTATCTACTGATTTTCCTAGTGATTATCGGTATTTTTGGTACTTTCAATGGTGGGAATTCACCAACGAAAGAATTAACTTATCATGAGTTTCAAGAAGCTCTAGATAAGAAAGAAATAACAAGTGCTACAATTCAACCTGATAAATCAGTTTACGTCGTTGAAGGAACACTGAAGGGGTATGAAAAAGGGGAAAGCTTTACTACAAACATCCCTCGTGAAAACCAATCTTTAATGGACCGCATCGATGAGGCTGCTAAGGATAAAAATAGTAATATTAGTTTTTTAGCAGCACCAGAAACTAGTGGATGGATTCAATTCTTTACAGGAATTATTCCTTTCATTATCATCATTTTCTTATTCTTCTTCCTAATGAGCCAATCTCAAGGTGGCGGTAATAAAGTGATGAGCTTTGGTAAAAGTAAGGCTAAACTGTATGATGATCAAAAGAAAAAAGTACGTTTTACAGATGTAGCAGGTGCTGATGAAGAGAAAGCAGAGCTTGTTGAGGTGGTAGAATTCTTAAAAGACCACCGCAAATTCACTGAAATCGGTGCCCGTATTCCAAAGGGTATCTTACTTGTAGGTCCTCCAGGTACAGGTAAAACATTACTTGCACGAGCAGTAGCAGGTGAAGCAGGCGTTCCATTCTTCTCTATCTCAGGTTCTGACTTCGTAGAAATGTTTGTCGGTGTTGGGGCTTCACGTGTTCGAGATCTATTTGAAAATGCTAAGAAAAATGCTCCATGTATCATCTTTATCGATGAGATTGATGCAGTAGGTCGTCAACGTGGTGCTGGTCTCGGTGGAGGCCATGATGAGCGCGAACAAACATTAAACCAATTATTAGTTGAAATGGATGGTTTCGGTGCCAATGAAGGGATTATTATCATTGCCGCAACAAACCGCCCAGATATTTTAGATAAAGCATTATTACGTCCAGGTCGTTTTGACCGTCAAATTACAGTAGGGCATCCTGATGTAAAAGGACGTGAGGCAATTCTTAAAGTACATGCACGCAATAAGCCTTTAGCAGATACAGTTGATTTAGCAGCAGTTGCTCAACGTACGCCAGGTTTCTCAGGTGCGGACTTAGAAAACTTACTAAACGAAGCGGCGCTTGTAGCAGCTCGAAAAAGTAAACGCACTATTAATATGACAGATATCGATGAGGCATCAGACCGAGTAATCGCTGGTCCTGCAAAAGCTAGTCGCGTATATTCAGCCAAAGAGAAGAAACTGGTATCCTTCCATGAAGCTGGCCACGTAGTTGTTGGTCTTGAACTAGATGAGGCTGATACAGTACACAAAGTAACAATTGTTCCTCGTGGGCAAGCGGGTGGATATGCGATTATGTTACCGAAGGAAGAGCGCTTCTTTACTACAAAGCAAGAGCTTTTAGATCGTATTGCAGGTCTTCTTGGTGGTCGTGTAGCTGAAGAAATTGTTCTTGGTGAAGTTTCTACAGGAGCTCATAACGATTTCCAAAAGGTTACGAGCATTGCCCGTGCTATGGTTACTGAATACGGAATGAGTGAGAATCTTGGAGCAATGCAATTTGGCTCAAGTCAAGGCGGTAATGTATTCCTTGGCCGTGACTTTAATTCTGACCAAAACTATTCTGATTCAGTAGCCTATGAAATTGATAAAGAAATGCAAAAAATTATTGATACACAGTATGAGCGTACTAAACGTATCCTAACGGAAAAACGCCATCTGCTTGATTTAATTGCCAATACGCTAATGAAAAAAGAAACATTAAATGCACAAGAAATTGAGCATTTACGTGATCATGGTGTATTACCAGAACCAGAGGCTGTAGAACAAATTGAGGACAATACTCCAAAGATTGAAGCAAAGCCAACATTAGATACAATTGGTGAACCTGTTGTTGAAAAAGAGCTACTAAGTAAAGAGCCAAAGCCAACAACTTTGGATCTAGCAAAAGAACGTAAAGAACCAAATGATGCACCTAAGGGTATCGATGAAAAACGTGATTAA
- a CDS encoding aldo/keto reductase, with the protein MGNVALNNGLKMPLVGYGVFRVPEGDDLAEAVKTAIAKGYRSIDTAQVYRNEESVGRGIRAAIEEGLVTREELFITSKVWNDGLSYEETLAAYDSSLEKIGLDYLDLYLVHWPGIDQNYLEVYKALEKIYQDGRVRSIGVSNFHVHHLESLLKETTVVPVINQIEFHPHLTQEEVRAYCQDKGIQVEAWSPLMNGSLLEEALIQELASKYGKTPAQIVLRYDVQHNVVTIPKTMTPARMTENLDVFDFVLTEQEMTQLDAMNDGLRCGPDPEKFNFK; encoded by the coding sequence ATGGGAAATGTTGCATTGAATAATGGTCTTAAAATGCCTTTGGTTGGTTATGGTGTTTTTCGAGTACCTGAAGGAGATGACCTAGCTGAAGCAGTAAAAACAGCGATTGCAAAAGGTTATCGTAGTATTGATACAGCACAAGTATATCGTAACGAAGAAAGTGTTGGGCGAGGAATACGAGCAGCCATTGAAGAAGGCTTAGTAACTCGTGAAGAACTATTTATCACATCAAAAGTTTGGAACGATGGACTTTCCTATGAAGAAACACTTGCCGCATATGATAGCAGTTTGGAGAAAATAGGATTAGACTATTTGGATTTATATTTAGTACATTGGCCAGGCATAGACCAAAATTATCTTGAGGTTTACAAAGCGCTAGAAAAGATTTATCAAGATGGTCGAGTACGCTCAATTGGTGTTAGTAATTTCCATGTACACCATTTGGAAAGCCTTTTGAAGGAAACGACTGTTGTCCCTGTTATTAATCAAATTGAATTCCATCCACATTTAACACAGGAGGAAGTTCGTGCTTATTGCCAGGATAAGGGCATACAGGTGGAGGCATGGTCTCCATTGATGAATGGATCTCTACTGGAAGAAGCGTTGATTCAAGAGCTAGCCTCTAAATACGGTAAAACGCCTGCACAGATTGTGTTACGCTATGATGTGCAACATAATGTTGTCACGATTCCAAAAACGATGACACCTGCACGTATGACTGAAAACCTAGATGTTTTTGACTTTGTGTTAACTGAGCAGGAAATGACACAGTTGGATGCAATGAACGATGGCTTGCGTTGTGGTCCAGATCCAGAAAAATTTAATTTCAAATGA
- a CDS encoding type III pantothenate kinase, which produces MILVLDAGNSNIVLGVYDDNDQLAFHWRMVTDLHKTEDEYAMQVLSFFNHAGISFEQITGIIISSVVPPIMFSLEAMCQKYFRKKPLVVGPGVKTGLNIKYENPREVGSDRIVNAIAALDLYKAPCIIVDFGTATTYCYLNEKGDYMGGAIAPGITISTEALYTQAARLPRIEIVRPTHIVGKTTVSAMQAGIFYGFVGQVEGIVNRMKAQSKEEPLVIATGGLANLIAGETQIIEVVDPFLTLKGLYKLYKRNQ; this is translated from the coding sequence TTGATTTTAGTTTTAGATGCAGGGAATTCGAATATTGTATTAGGTGTCTATGATGACAACGATCAATTAGCCTTCCATTGGCGTATGGTGACGGACCTTCATAAAACAGAAGATGAATATGCCATGCAAGTTCTTTCATTTTTTAATCATGCAGGCATTTCATTTGAACAAATAACAGGCATTATTATATCCTCAGTTGTGCCACCAATTATGTTTTCGTTAGAGGCGATGTGTCAGAAGTATTTTCGAAAAAAGCCTTTAGTAGTCGGACCAGGTGTGAAAACGGGTTTAAATATTAAATACGAAAATCCTCGCGAGGTTGGGTCTGACCGCATTGTGAATGCCATAGCAGCTCTAGATTTATATAAGGCCCCTTGTATCATAGTTGATTTTGGTACAGCAACAACCTATTGTTATTTGAACGAAAAGGGCGATTATATGGGTGGTGCTATTGCGCCAGGCATCACTATCTCTACAGAGGCTCTTTATACTCAGGCTGCAAGATTGCCGCGTATTGAAATCGTTCGACCTACACATATAGTGGGAAAAACGACCGTTTCTGCTATGCAGGCAGGAATTTTTTATGGCTTTGTTGGACAAGTAGAGGGCATTGTTAATCGTATGAAAGCACAAAGTAAAGAGGAGCCATTAGTAATTGCTACAGGTGGTTTAGCAAATCTAATCGCAGGGGAGACACAAATTATAGAAGTTGTAGATCCATTTTTAACGTTAAAGGGTTTATATAAGCTCTATAAACGTAACCAATAG
- the hslO gene encoding Hsp33 family molecular chaperone HslO — translation MNDYLVRGLGFNGQVRVFAARTTATVGEVQRRHDTWPVVSAALGRSMTAAVMMGAMLKGEEKITIKIEGNGPIGPMVIDSNAHGEVRGFVTNPHVHFDLNEQGKLDVRAGVGTEGALTIVKDLGLRDMFSGQTPIVSGEIAEDFTYYFATSEQVPSSVGLGVLVNPDNTILAAGGFILQLMPGCEEETITEIEQHLATIEPVSKMIEKGFTPEQILEAVLGNGHLQILDSMPVEFKCQCSKERFGAAILGLGTAEIREMIDEDGGAEAQCHFCLETYSFSKDELEGFIDELNA, via the coding sequence ATGAATGATTATTTAGTAAGAGGTTTAGGATTTAATGGGCAAGTTCGTGTGTTTGCAGCTCGTACAACAGCCACAGTAGGAGAAGTGCAACGCCGTCACGATACATGGCCAGTTGTATCAGCAGCTTTAGGTCGTTCAATGACAGCGGCTGTTATGATGGGAGCCATGTTAAAAGGTGAAGAGAAAATCACGATTAAAATTGAGGGCAACGGCCCAATTGGCCCAATGGTAATTGATAGTAATGCGCATGGAGAAGTGCGTGGATTTGTGACAAACCCTCATGTACACTTTGATTTAAACGAGCAAGGTAAGTTAGATGTTCGAGCAGGCGTTGGAACAGAAGGAGCTCTTACAATCGTTAAAGACCTTGGTTTGAGAGATATGTTTTCAGGACAAACACCAATTGTTTCTGGCGAAATTGCTGAAGATTTTACTTATTATTTTGCTACATCTGAGCAAGTACCATCATCCGTAGGTTTAGGCGTATTAGTTAACCCAGACAACACTATTCTTGCAGCAGGCGGATTTATACTTCAATTAATGCCAGGCTGTGAGGAAGAAACAATTACTGAAATTGAACAACATCTTGCTACAATAGAGCCTGTTTCAAAAATGATTGAAAAAGGTTTTACACCAGAGCAAATTTTAGAAGCTGTATTAGGCAATGGACATCTACAAATTTTAGATTCCATGCCAGTTGAATTTAAATGTCAATGTTCAAAAGAGCGGTTTGGTGCGGCAATTTTAGGTCTAGGAACAGCAGAAATTAGAGAAATGATTGATGAGGATGGCGGTGCAGAAGCACAATGTCACTTCTGCTTAGAGACATACAGTTTTTCTAAAGATGAGCTAGAAGGGTTTATTGATGAGCTCAACGCGTAA
- a CDS encoding peptidyl-prolyl cis-trans isomerase: MSSTRNRRPSTNVTPNQTPLLQRRLKTKPALAVIAVLLLGNILWFISWLIPNKGQEIGSDEQVAAIDGDVITRQEWMIAMEERYGKETLQNLVNETVMEKAAKTYKIKVTDQEIDLELALMRSAQDKFDTAMQNLSAEQLRQKIRSQLILDKVLTKDVVIEEESVEKYYEENQGLYNTKTSYRTNFIEVDSKKAADEALGELKNGSDFTVLAREISVDSASASLGGDIGFLTENQENLDPAIINAVKSIKANEVSKAFKLDNGHYGIVQVQEVLEGQSFTYDDVKEHIERELALEQLPQSVTPEAFWSEFNATWYYGESKKEK, from the coding sequence ATGAGCTCAACGCGTAATCGGCGACCTTCAACCAATGTAACACCAAACCAAACGCCTTTATTGCAACGTCGTTTAAAGACAAAACCTGCTTTAGCTGTCATAGCCGTTTTGTTATTAGGAAATATTTTATGGTTCATTAGTTGGTTGATCCCAAACAAAGGTCAAGAAATTGGTAGCGACGAACAAGTCGCTGCCATTGACGGGGATGTTATCACACGCCAAGAGTGGATGATTGCCATGGAAGAACGATATGGTAAAGAAACACTGCAAAATTTAGTGAATGAAACAGTAATGGAAAAGGCAGCAAAAACATATAAAATTAAAGTTACTGATCAGGAAATTGATCTTGAACTAGCGTTAATGCGATCTGCTCAAGATAAGTTTGATACAGCCATGCAAAATCTTTCGGCAGAGCAACTACGCCAAAAGATTCGTTCACAGCTTATATTGGATAAGGTACTCACGAAAGACGTAGTGATAGAGGAAGAAAGCGTTGAAAAGTATTATGAGGAAAATCAAGGATTATATAATACAAAAACAAGCTATCGTACGAATTTTATTGAGGTCGATTCAAAAAAAGCTGCTGATGAGGCATTGGGTGAATTAAAAAATGGCTCTGACTTTACAGTGCTGGCACGAGAAATCTCTGTTGATAGTGCTTCAGCAAGTTTAGGAGGAGATATTGGTTTTCTTACAGAGAATCAGGAAAATCTAGACCCTGCAATTATTAATGCTGTGAAATCGATAAAGGCAAATGAGGTAAGTAAAGCCTTTAAGTTAGATAATGGTCATTATGGCATTGTTCAAGTGCAAGAGGTATTAGAAGGACAATCCTTTACATATGACGATGTGAAAGAACATATTGAGCGTGAATTAGCTTTAGAGCAATTGCCGCAATCTGTTACGCCAGAAGCATTTTGGTCTGAATTTAATGCTACTTGGTATTATGGAGAGTCTAAAAAAGAAAAATAA
- the cysK gene encoding cysteine synthase A, with protein sequence MSRLANSVAELVGKTPIVKLNHATSENEGTVYVKLEYFNPGSSVKDRLALAMIEAAEKDGTLKPGGTIIEPTSGNTGIGLAMIAAAKGYKAILVMPETMSLERRNLLRAYGAELVLTPGPAGMKGAIAKAEELSAEHGYFLPQQFTNPANAVIHRLTTGPEIVEAFDGLTLDAFVAGVGTGGTITGAGAVLKEKYPSIEIIAVEPKDSPVLSGGQPGPHKIQGIGAGFVPAVLDTEVYSSVFPVENEVAFEVARKVAREEGILCGISSGAAIYAAIEAAKRLGKGSNVLAIVPSNGERYLSTPLYQFED encoded by the coding sequence ATGAGTAGATTAGCAAATTCGGTAGCTGAATTAGTTGGTAAAACACCAATTGTAAAATTAAATCATGCAACAAGTGAAAATGAAGGTACTGTGTATGTAAAATTAGAATATTTTAATCCAGGAAGCTCAGTAAAAGACCGCTTAGCTTTAGCGATGATCGAAGCTGCGGAAAAAGACGGGACATTAAAACCTGGTGGCACAATTATTGAGCCGACATCTGGTAATACAGGTATTGGTCTTGCAATGATTGCTGCTGCTAAAGGTTATAAAGCCATTTTAGTTATGCCAGAAACGATGAGCTTAGAGCGTCGTAATTTATTACGTGCTTATGGTGCAGAGCTTGTGTTAACGCCTGGTCCAGCAGGTATGAAGGGGGCAATTGCTAAAGCAGAAGAACTATCTGCAGAGCATGGCTACTTCCTGCCACAACAGTTTACGAATCCAGCGAACGCAGTAATTCACCGTCTAACAACAGGTCCTGAAATTGTAGAAGCATTTGATGGCCTAACACTTGATGCATTTGTAGCTGGTGTTGGTACAGGTGGTACAATCACTGGTGCGGGTGCTGTCTTAAAAGAAAAGTATCCAAGCATTGAAATCATTGCTGTTGAGCCAAAAGATTCACCAGTTCTTTCTGGTGGTCAACCAGGGCCACATAAAATTCAAGGAATTGGCGCTGGATTTGTACCAGCCGTTTTAGATACGGAAGTCTATTCTTCAGTATTCCCTGTTGAAAATGAGGTTGCTTTTGAAGTAGCACGTAAAGTAGCACGTGAAGAAGGAATCCTATGTGGTATTTCATCTGGTGCTGCAATCTATGCTGCAATTGAAGCGGCAAAACGTTTAGGTAAGGGTTCGAATGTTCTTGCTATTGTGCCTTCTAACGGTGAGCGTTACCTATCAACACCTTTATATCAATTTGAAGACTAA